The DNA region ATGCGGGTCCATCGGCACGTTCCCCGGAGTCCTGAACAACGGGCCGTTTCCCCCAATGGGTGAAATCGCCCGCGCCGCGCGGGTTTGCGTCGCACGTACCCGTGGGCACCGGTCCCTCCGGCCTCGTTCCCAGAGACGGGCCAGGGGAGATTCCGTATGCGAAGGCGCTCCATGCTCGTCGCCGCCGTCACGGCGCTGCTCGCGCTGCCGGGGGCGGCATCGGCCGCCACGTGCAACCTCGTGACCGACAAGGCGAACGACGCGTACGTCGGCCACCCGGCCGCCGGTGTCAGCTCCAAGCCGCTCGACATCCGCAGCCTCGACGTCGCCACCGGCAAGAAGACGCTCGTCGTCGTCCTGCGCGTGGCGACGACGAAGTCCGCCGACGACCCGGCGACGGCCGCGGGCATGGCGTGGGACGTGTCGTTCAAGATCGCGGGCGCGGACTACCGGTTCAGCCGCCGCGTCGGCCCCGGGGGCAACGTCGTCAGCGAGGGCGGCAACGGCAACGGCTCCGCGGTCTCCGGCGTCAAGGTCGCCGTCTCCGGTACGTCGATCACGTGGACCGTGCCGCGTTCGGCCATCCCGAAGCTGAAGAAGCGCGGCGCGGTGTTCACGCACTTCTTCGGCGGGACGACCACGACCGGCCTCGGCTACGACCAGGCGCCGAACGGCGGCGTGGTCTCCCCCGCCCGCTACGTCGACGGCACGAAGAGCTGCGTGAAGGCGGCGTAGCCCTCGTCGTCAGTGCAGGGCGATCCGCAGGCGGCGGTTGGCCTTGCCCTTGCTCTCCACCTTGACCAGCTCGATGTCGCCGATGAAGCGCGTCGAGGCGACGTGCGTACCGCCGTCGGCCTGCGCGTCGAGCCCGACGATGTCGACGATGCGGACCTCGGTGAGCCCCGGGGGCAGCAGGTTGGTCGCGGTGCGGATGATGTCGGGGATCTGGAACGCCTCGTCGCGCGGCAGCGTCTTGACCTCGATCGGGCGGTCCGTCGCGACCTCCGCGGCACAGGCGGCCGCGATGCGTTCCTTGAAGTCCTCGGGGATCTCAGGGAGGTTGAAGTCAAGGCGGCCGGCGAGGGGCTCCATGTTGCCGCCGGTGACCAGCGCGCCGTACTCCCTGAACACCACACCGCCGAGCAGGTGCAGCGCCGAGTGGGTGCGCATGAGGGCGGTGCGGCGCTCGTCCTCGACGGCGCCGCGGACGGTCGTGCCCGCCTGCGGGACCGGGTCACCCTCCTCCAGGACGAGCACGAGGTCGTCGCCCTTGCGCGCGCCGACCACTCTCGACTGGACACCGCCCCAGAGCAGCACGCCGTGGTCGGGCGGCTGCCCTCCCCCGCCCGGGTAGAACGCGCTGCGGTCGAGGACCACGCCGTCGGTGTCGGCGTGCAGGACGGTCGCGTCCCACTCGCGCAGCGTCGCGTCGTCGAGCTCGAGGCGTTGCGTACGGCTCATGCTCCCGAGGCTACGGCAGGAACTGCTCGTCCAGCGCGACGACCGCGCCGCTCTCGATCGTGAGGCGGAACAGCGCGCGCGGCGCGGTGCCGTCGGCGACGTAGCCGGCCAGCTCCTCGCCGCTGATCGTCGTGTCCTTCGTCGAGGAGCCGTTGCGCTCGAACGCCAGCGTGTTGACGACGATCCGTACGTCGTCCGCCACGGTGAGAGTACGGAGCCTCGGGTTGTCGTTGCGGGTGTAGTGGTCGTTGGCGACGTCGCCCGCGTCGTGGCCGTCGTCCACCGCCGCGTCGACCGCGGCCTGCCCGCTGAAGAACTGCACGACGTCGACCGTGACCGTATGGCGCGCGGCGTCGTACGCCGTCACGCGGGCGTGGTGCTCCCCGTCGGCGAGGTCGGTGGCGAGCGCGGTCGGGGTGGCGGTCGGCGAGGCCGACGTGGCCTGCGGGGTGCTGCCCGCCGGCTCGGGGGCGGCGTTCGGGCCGGCGGTGGAGCAGCCGGCGAGCGCCGCGACGACGATCAGCGCGGGGAACGTACGCATCGCGGTCATGCCCTGTTGACGCCCGGCAAGGCCCCCGGGCTGCACCGCGAGGTCAGGCCTTCGTGACCTCGCGGAGCCACCGGGCGGCCTCGCGCGGCGTGCGGAGGCGGATGACACCGACGTGCGCGTACGCGGGGTCTGCCACCGACGCCTCGTAGGACGCACGCAGCTCGGGGTGGTGGGTCCACGACCAGTAGATCGGGTGGCCTTTGTCGAACAGGTTGCGCCACTGCTCACGGTTGCCGTTCCACAGCTCGTGGCCGTGAATGAGCCGGGGGCCGGTGCGCTTCAGGGCGCGCCACGTCGCGACACCCCTGGGAAAGTCGAGCCAGACGAACGTCGTCGCGCGGCCCCAGATCACGGGCCGCATGCCGCCGTAGTTGCCGTCCACCACCCAGGTGTCGCCGCTGATCGCCGCGCCGATGGTGACGGCCATCTGCTCGGGTGTCGCCTGCACCCAGCCGGGGAGGTGGAAGTGCGCGTCGAGCTCGATGTGCGGCCCGCCCATCCGGCGGGCCAGCTCCCTGGCGAGCGTCGTCT from Frankiaceae bacterium includes:
- a CDS encoding alanyl-tRNA editing protein, which produces MSRTQRLELDDATLREWDATVLHADTDGVVLDRSAFYPGGGGQPPDHGVLLWGGVQSRVVGARKGDDLVLVLEEGDPVPQAGTTVRGAVEDERRTALMRTHSALHLLGGVVFREYGALVTGGNMEPLAGRLDFNLPEIPEDFKERIAAACAAEVATDRPIEVKTLPRDEAFQIPDIIRTATNLLPPGLTEVRIVDIVGLDAQADGGTHVASTRFIGDIELVKVESKGKANRRLRIALH
- a CDS encoding adenylate kinase, encoding MTTYPPLGPRVVVGGVSGSGKTTLARELARRMGGPHIELDAHFHLPGWVQATPEQMAVTIGAAISGDTWVVDGNYGGMRPVIWGRATTFVWLDFPRGVATWRALKRTGPRLIHGHELWNGNREQWRNLFDKGHPIYWSWTHHPELRASYEASVADPAYAHVGVIRLRTPREAARWLREVTKA